The nucleotide sequence GCACCGAAATCCGTGAGCTTGATGATCTTGCCCTTGATGTGCGTTCCCTCTGCATAGCGCTCCGCCTTGTCGAGCCACGGATCGCGCATCGTGTCCTTGACGGAAAGCGAGATACGCTTCGTCTCGGGATCGAAGTTCTTCACATAGACGTCGACCTCATCGCCGACGGAAAGAACGTCGGACGGCTGCTTCACGCGATGCCATGCGAGATCCGAGATATGCGCAAGTCCGTCTACGCCGCCGATGTCGATGAAGGCGCCGTACTCGACGAGACGCTTGACCGTACCGCGGATGATCTGCCCGACTTCAAGCTTCGAGAAGACCTCTTCCTGCTTCTTCTCGCGCTCTTCCTCCAGGAGGCTGCGGCGCGAAAGAACGAGGCGCTGCTTGCGGATGTCGATCTCGATCGGCAGGGCTTCCACCGTCTGCCCGACGTAGATGGAAAGATCCTTGACGAAGTGAAGCTCCATCTGCGACGCGGGAATGAAACCGCGCAGACCGCTGACAGACGCGACGAGACCGCCCTTGACGACCTGCGTAATCTGCGCCTGAACCGTCTGGCCGTCCTCTTTCAGCGCCTCGATCTCTTTCCATGCGACCATACGGTCGGCACGAACCTTGGAAACCGTAGCGCCATTCTCGCCGCCGAGACTCACGACGAAGACCTCGATCTCGTCGTCGACCTTCACGACATCCTTAGCGGAATCCGGCTCAGGCGAGGCAAGCTCCCTCTTCGAGATGGGGATGTCCGCCTTGAGACCAGCGATATTGACATAAGCCTGACCATCGTCGACAGCGACGACCGTAGCCTTGACGACATCGTGTTCCCTTACCTCCTGCATGGACTCCTCTTCAGCCTCAAGCAAACTCTTCATGTCCTGTTCTTGCACTTTTGATATACCTCCTTGATAATCCAGTCCGGAGTTGAAGCCCCGGCTGTAATACCAATTTTTTTGATTTTATCAAACCATTCGTCCTGCAGCTCCGCCACAGTCTCGATATGATAGGTTTGGCATTCCTTGGCGCACAACTGCGCGAGGCGCGTCGTGTTCGCACTGTTCTTGCCGCCGATGACGAGCATCAGATCCACTTGCCGCGCAAGCTTGATCGCTGCCTCCTGACGCTGATCCGTAGCCGTGCAGATCGTACGGACGATGCGCACGTCGTT is from Selenomonas sputigena ATCC 35185 and encodes:
- the rpsA gene encoding 30S ribosomal protein S1 gives rise to the protein MKSLLEAEEESMQEVREHDVVKATVVAVDDGQAYVNIAGLKADIPISKRELASPEPDSAKDVVKVDDEIEVFVVSLGGENGATVSKVRADRMVAWKEIEALKEDGQTVQAQITQVVKGGLVASVSGLRGFIPASQMELHFVKDLSIYVGQTVEALPIEIDIRKQRLVLSRRSLLEEEREKKQEEVFSKLEVGQIIRGTVKRLVEYGAFIDIGGVDGLAHISDLAWHRVKQPSDVLSVGDEVDVYVKNFDPETKRISLSVKDTMRDPWLDKAERYAEGTHIKGKIIKLTDFGAFMEIEPGFDGLIPMGELADRRIARADEAVQLGDIVKVKILHIDMKRKRISLSITRAQRDAEVSDVSYYKDEPVTHEEGGED